ACTTATCTCGTTATGAGCTAACCCCACCCTACCCTGAGAGCACATATACACCACCCAGACAATTATTTAATGTGTGTTTATATCTGGAAGATGTCTATAAGACGTGTTTagtatgtctcggatgtcaataagacattcatcagatgtctttgagatgtttatgatttagtttgtttgttaatctgatctttttaagatgtttagcagatgttaattagatgcTGATGCTTTCCAGAGATCTAAAACAGACACctcagagatgtacgtgtgctatctggatAGGAGGgcccctgatagcacacgtacatctcccaGATGCCTATtagatgtgtgtttacatctgttaGACATACAGTATTAGCAATGCGCTTATTAGACctatgtcaataagtatgtcttgggtgtcaataagacattctttgagatgtttatgatgtgtaaatctgatctttttaagacgTTTAGCAGATAGATTGTGTCGCTTTCCTTTCATAATATTGGTCATATACAAATTGGTTGTAAAATTTGAACGGTTCTTTAAATAGGTCAAAATAATAGGcaaacacattttgtttaaataatagACTTTTTTGAACACATCATATCatgtaaacattcacagtgcaagGTGGAATAAAGACGAAaacatatgttttatttgtttaaaatatactgggttcagtacaagttaagctccatttgtggcgtaatgttgatttccacaaaatttTATGTTGACTCACCCCTCCATTTCTTGACCATGACATCATCGTCACCTGTCTGTCTTGAGTTTAGTGTTCGTGCATTGTGTGGGTTACCTCAGTGCGCCCTCAGGCCCGTGGTGTCATCAGTCCCTCGTCTGTTTTTTAAGCATGAGTTTTGCCCTCATCCGTTTCAGGTGCCACTGGCATGCtaaatcagcgtttccatgggaacgctgatcattacAACCTTCCCAAGCGGATCCTGACCCTTGTTTGTTACCCCGCTTATTTAAATCCCCTCATGTGTCATGTCCTATTTCGGATCATTGTTACTGTGATTGTCTATGTGAACGTTTCGCCGCAGTGTTTCAGAAGTGTGGTTAACTTCTGCTTCGCCTGTGATCATAGCACATTCGTTGGAGGAGGATTCCTAATTTCTGCCCTCGTATCGGGGGAAACTGTTGCCCGGGCTTGCTTAgtttgaacaattttttttttggtttgtaaaTAAATCCTATTGAACTGTTTTCTCTGCGTTTGGGCCCTGTCTCTACACCTCTCTGACAATTTgatgaaaacaatgtttttttggggtgaactatttttaGAGCTGCACATATCTGCTTTAAACCCTCTTTAAAACCCACTTGCCTGATAGACTTCCATTGCAAATGCATGATTGTGCATGCAATTATTGTTAAAGTACCCTCTGTAGTAATTTACACCATCTAACAGGTGCTGTCAATAGAGTTTAAGTTGCATTGATCccgtactattcctttaagaataaaCCCACTCTTTCAGCTCCAGCACGTGAGCTGTTGCACAATTCCGAAAGGTGTGAAAAAAGAAGGATGATAGTATTTCTTCACAATGAGGTCATGtgagaaaaacattaacaaagtcATATAAGTTGAAAATGATATTTTGTCCAACAATGCAATGCTATTGAGGGTCTGTTGTAGTCTGAGAGCGTCTGATAGCTGTAATTAGTGTCATGAGGTACACATGATTCTTGTGTGAGAGAGACAAACCATGTGACAGTGTGGGAAATTCAGGATGAAATGGAAAACTGAGCTAGAGGAGAAAAGATAGAATAAGATTGAAGGTCTTGGACTGAGTGGAAATACTAAATATAGGTGGAAAGGGAACTGGTTGGATGAATTGGAGATCTTTGGTTAGGTATGAAAAGGCTGATATGCAGCAGACTCACCCTTCACTGCTCTGGTGCGATCACAGGAGGAGAAACGCTGGACGCTTCAGATCGGATTCAGTCATGGAGCTCACCTTAGACTTGCCCTGCAGATATCCTCGCTGTGAGTAAAGGACAGACTGTTACTAACATTTTGTGCACTACCTTTCCTTACAAATTTCCCCTTAATACTAACTATAGGTTAAATCTCTTGGGAGATTTTTCTTGGGAAAATTTTCGAGACCCCAGAAATTGAAGGATAATGTGTGTTAAGCCTATTTTAGGGCCATTACAATTTTGTGACATTGTTTTCATGACAATTGAGCACATTTGTACTTCAGAATCTCATTACTGTTAATGCTTTTGTACGATTTACTCTTTGTAACTCTCAATGGTGATTCACTTTAGACTCATTACTGTAACTCATTACGATTTTCCgttaaacaaattcaaaataatgtctatatttatatgttcattgttaatggtctgcacttatatagcgcctttttaaccttaaaggtATTCAAAGCTCTTTACTCTGTGTCtctttcacacattcacacacacatgatggcagagatgctatgtaaggtgctagcctgccattgggagcaactttgggttcagtgtcttgcccaagaacacttcagcatgttgagtcgtgtgggccgggaatcaaacccacACAATTCACAATTCATTTACTCAGCACCTCAAATTTCTCCATTACAATGACTCATTacggggccataattcatgtattctacataatatattataaataagaataaccctataatgtacttaaaagtaattttaaaggtacatttattgaaagtcagtaactgtaatcggattacaaaaatgtaatgcattacacttccTTTGActcaaaaagtaatttgattacagtaactaattactttgttattggattacacccaacactgattaaatgacatttaaattgtgAACAtatgtgattttatgttttgtaatgttaaattcaatttgtattaaaaaaaaaatgactgttaAACTAAGTTACTGATTACCATTTGAGTTGTGTAATCTGTAATCAGTActggattacatttcagaagtcaaCACTGAATACAAATGCAAAGGTATTACaataaatactaccatgatgtataaaccggttattttaagattttaataatatatgtttttttttgccttacagtaatgagaatttggtggGGGAAATGTGCATACATTTTGTGAATattgccacaatgcaaaaaatcataatGGTCCTATAAATAGGTGAAATTATTTTAAGCAAAATGTAACTTTTCTTCCtttattattttggggtgaaatagcAGATTCTTTATGCATCTACTAAAAATGACAAGGGAATGTTATTGTTTTTGCGGTTGTGTTTCaaaggcagggttggggagtaacggaatacatgtaatgggattacgcatttaaaatacaacatataagtaactgtattccactacagttacaatttaaataattggtatttagaatacagttacattcaaaaagtagtttgattactgacgagattactttgcattttattgtcatttgtttcatttaatatttagtcctttcagatggaaaacatttatacatataaatgatccaaagtgcatttgaacagcggtgaaacactttcttatgatgcgttacattcatacgagcagacagagaagtacgtttgaagtacgtttggagcagaagaaatagaaataaaccttctgtaaactgttagctttatgctaagctaaaatgctatttctagccattttacatgcacgtgttgccagacacgatcatattttatatcaagaaaatacaagttggatcataatttcttttttctactaagatctttgatattagggcgaAAATCATATtcctgaaaataatttttgtattgttttagtgtaaaaatatctagaaatccatttgattgatcttgttttagaaacaacactacataagatatttaagtttgacagagaatgtatttttaacatgtattttgagtttttatagtcaaaacaagtgaaaaaaatccaccagtactgaagaagtaatccaaagtatttagattatgttactgaccttgagtaatctaacggaatacattacaaattacattttaaagcatgtaatctgtagtggaatacatttcaaatgtaaccctcaAAACCCTGTTCAAAGGAATTTTATACCAGTTACGGTCGTAACAGGCACATATTGGTCCACTTTCAGTcttatgtttgatgttttgaaaaGTTCTTTATGGTGATGGTTGAAATACTCACAGGCCAAAGGGTTTTACTTTAAGTCTTTACTAACCAGCTTTAACTTAAGGTGCCTGATGTTTCTGCACTACCCATGGGGGTTTTCACTGCTCTTTTTCTTCGCCATCTTCCCCAGACTCCCTATACATCTGTATGATCACTAGAAACAGCAGTAAACACTCTGTTTAGCCCACATAAAAGATCCCAAGTCATTTCCTCGATaggcaaatgtatttttaacgataacttataaacctttaaatgcAGACCTACTGTGatctccgaggttgttaatcgaaGTTAAgtttgcattatttcaacttacattttttaaaacttagtTTAAAGGCAAACTTtctagtgaagaactacactacccatgatgctGAAGGGAAACAAAGACCGGCCACTCCCATGACGTACTGCAAATGGCGCAATCGAGCCGGTCTTTCTACAGTCTTAAActtcttaattatttttatgtatctTAATATTTGGCAATAAACttgaaatattgtttatatacttgtaatcaaaaaccttcaatattttatatatttattatattttattggatTGTATTTCATTGCCTCATTTAAGACGTTAAGTGCGCAGTCTCTTCTCTAATCCAAATCAAAGtttgttgtgattcacctcggagctgcttggtttggttaatggctttgaactcttttatgaagtattttatgacatttctatggaaaaaaatttatgaaaaatacttaAGAAACCAACACGGCTAAAAGAAATAGTTGGTGGGCAATGTTGCGCTCTGTTGTGAACAGTCTCTCGTTTTGTGTCTGTAGGCTATAGGGGCATCTTCAAGATGCAGAGCAAGTGGAGGACAACAAAGCTGCTTGGATTGCTGTTGATTGCCAACTTCGTCATTTACTTCATGGTAGAATTGTCCCGAAGTAATGGCCAGAGACGAGATGTCTACAAACGATGGAGAGTCCCAACCAAAGAGTTCTGGAGTAAGCCACAGGTCACTACAGCATTCTGGAATCATGAGCAACATCGTCTTGACGACATCTACCTGCCCCTTGCCAGTGGCAACGAGTCCCTCCGAGAATTCCCGGGAATCCCTCATTGGCTTAATCAGACAATTCATGCAGGTCAGTGCCAGCCAGACTTAAGtatcacaacacaaataaaagacTTCAAATCTCTTCCACAGCGTTTCCAGGACTTCCTGTTGTACATTGGATGCAGGTCGTATCCCCTGATAATGGACGCACCCAATGTATGTTCCAAACCTCCTTTCCTGTTGCTTGTGATAAAGTCCATTGCGCCACATTTCGACCGACGACAGGCCATTCGAGAATCATGGGGGCGTGCCGGTATCCTCGACAACCGGCGCATTGCCACAGTGTTCCTCCTTGGCAACACTACAGCGACAGACCATTTCCCAGACCTGATGGACATGGTCAAGTATGAAGCAGCATTGCACGGCGACATTTTGCAGTGGGGCTACCGTGATTCGTTCTTTAACCTCACCTTGAAGGAAGTGCTCTTTCTGGAGTGGTTTGGAAGTCATTGCCCCACTGCTGAGTACGTCTTTAAAGGCGATGACGACGTTTTCGTTAATACACGGCATATTCTGGAGTTCCTAGGTAACTTCACGGTGACCAGTGCGAGAGACCTCTTTATTGGAGATGTGATCACCAATGCTGGACCACACCGGGACAAAAAGCTCAAGTATTACATCCCAGAAAGTGTGTTTGTTGGGGGTTATCCTCCGTACGCAGGCGGAGGAGGCTACCTGTACTCAGGTAATCTAGGGTTACGACTAAGAACTATCTCCCGCTTGGTCATGTTGTACCCAATCGATGACGTGTACACAGGGATGTGTTTGCGGAAACTGGGCTTAGTGCCTGAGAAACACAAAGGCTTTAAGACCTTTGACATTGAGGAAAAGTACAAAGACAAACCTTGTTTTTATAAAAGTTTGATGATGGTCCATCCGAGGAGCCCACAAGAGATGATTAAGATCTGGTCTTGGATAAATGACCCCAAAACGAATTGCTAGAAGTGAGATATTTTAAACTCGACATGAAATGGCATTCCCAGCCCAATTTGGGacctgattttatccatcaggaattgattggattgtgaaaagtgctctTGATTATGACAAATGGCTGGAGGGGAGTTTTTGAAAAGTACGAGGGATTTGTGACTTCAGCCGAAaaggaaagtcgtttcagagacaaaaagacaaagattttttactttggaataacatgcactgatgatcgttgacaataagaccaggaatgcgTATTAAGAAGGTAACTATGGTCAGGTTGACTTTCAGGACTTTATCGAATTTTTCTCCGCTTTGTAAAGAACCTTAATTAGAGGTCATATGAACTATACCTCGCAGAGGTATTATACTGCTATTTACAGAGGGCTAACTTCAGTTATCGCCTTCCAATTTTATAGCTGAATTATGTaaattttcagtgttaaaatacagtACTTTCTTCTATCTCTATTATTATGAAGAGACAAATATGAGTATCCATGCATAGATTAATTTTCTCAAaacctgtaaacactgtgtctctgtggcttGTTTAGAGGGAACtgcttagacccgccccaacaatgttattcaaccaatggcatgagttgggggcggggctatttttgcaattccattcggtggcGCTAGTGTGGCAGAAATTGCATCAGCTTAAACACATATGAGTAAAGTAAGACATAATGCACTATGACAGACAGTAATCTGGGTGTGTCTACATGTTGATAAAGAGCTAAAGATACCTTTTTATGTTTGTTCTGTGTTTAGACATCATCGGTTGCCATTTTAATGTATGTCTCATGTCTGTTGTTATGTACAGGTTGAATAAGCAGAGCTGTGCTCTCAAGCAACTATACTCTGTTTGGAAATTTGGTTGTAAACAGTACTGTTTTACAAAAGTTTTGCACAAAATTTGTGCAAAAGGCACAGCTAGTTTTGACCTTCGCACCATTGTTGTAGGGCATCATTAGAcatttacaacacacacacacacagaactgttTACGCCTCTGATGTTCAAAGTCAAACAAAATCCCTTTACTGTTGAACTCTCTGTTAACTCCATCGGGAGAAAGCTCACAAAAGATCGGATATCCATGCATTATTTACTGTGAAGTTCAGTAAATTGTTCAGTCTTGGCTCATATGTGTGTAGTCTTGGATGAAATATAATTTTGGACATGGATGTAAAATAATCTCTGAGATAGGTTTAACCCTTATAAAGGAAACTTGTTTTAACATTTCCATTATGCTCTCAgtgttttgtttgtattcagaGTCAGACTAATACAGTTCTGCTGTATTCATATCCGTCATTATATTGATCTGAGGATATctaaatcaaaataattaaacacaATGCTCAATAGCATAGAATACTACCCTACTACTTGTACCGCTATACTCTATACAGACCATATAAATGCAAATgttgtatttgtaaatgttggGCTGGAGGACTTACTGCACTTTCCACAAAAAAACCTGCAGTATACTGTATCGCACAATGCTTCTTAACTTGACTTTACATTTGAACTGGGAATTATTTTTACACCAAACTGTATCAAAACTGTAAAATAACCATGATTGATTTTGAAATGATAAACGGACACTTGCCGTGGAATTAAAGTGCACGCAATAGCATTTTTATCATCTTAGTTCATATACCAAAGGACAAGGCTTTGCACAGATACCAAATGTTTGGAGTTTGgctaatatttgtaatttatctttaGACATCACAATATTTTATGGAACAAATAACATAATCTTtagtatttaatatatatatatatatatatatatatatatatatatatatatatatatatatatattatagtttgtTTTCAATGCATGGTATTGTTTTCTTTGACAAAGATTTCTTCTCTGTGGGACATTAGAACAGCACATGTGtcttcacattattattattataagtgtgtgtgtgtgtgtgtgtgtgtgtgtgagagagagagagagtcctctACAaaggacataaaataaaatatgaattaaaaaacTATTATTGTCATATGTTTCTAATGCATTAAACACTAGGTTGACACTAAAACGtcgattaaaaaatatttaaaaaataaataataatggcaGTGcatcctctttttttcttttcttattttgtatctattgtcaatgccttttatatatatatatatatgcacatacatttatacaattgttaaccttttttgcattcccaattataaaaaaaaataaatgaaaagaaattaaacgagacagcctcgatgacgtatgcgggcGACAAATGCGACACagccattatttttttaaatatttttttcatcgaCGTTTTAGATACAAGTTCAcagagagttttgtatgttttttttcttgcaaaaaattaataaatatatatttatattatatatatataaaaaaatatatatatatatatatatatatatatatatatatatatatatatatatatatatatatatatatttaatatatatatatattaaacgcTGGATCACAGGTGGATGGATCACAGAATTGGTAGAGCAGCGCCCTCTGTCGGATCGGAGCGTCACCTGTCTTTCAGACATGCGCAAAAGGTAAATTTACCTGAGTGATTACAGATATAGAACAGCTGATGGTAGAAGCCTCTTCCCTTTAGCTTTTAAAACAAGCTTTTGAcatcatcagaagaaagaaaacaacagaaaaagaaagtaaaCGATTATAAGTTTAAAATGCCACGACGGCATTTATTGTGTAAATTCTGTCTCCTGATAATAATATATTTGACACTTCGGGCGAGCAGTGTGGAGGTGAGTAACTGCAGGTATGAATGAACTCACAGCTCATCAGTGTTTGATCGATGGACATCTCACGTCTTGTTTTCTGTTGCTGGCAGATAAACAGAAATGACGGACAATCATATGCAGGTATGTAACAGCTGTTAAATCAGTGTGTCATGAAGTGTCCTAAGATTAAGACTTGATGCACATTAAAATCTTTAATGGTTATATTCTAATTGATCAAAACCTGGTTTAGCAACCTGGTCTTCCTGTTAATTCAGTTATTTGGCAAGTTACATGGACAAACTATTATTTCAGCATCAAAATTTGAGGTTAATATTTGTTTGAACGTATaaaggaaagtgtatattttaagtgctgtaacttgTTACTATTtcgttaaagtttttttttttttcactcttgtTATATGGTGTGTATATAAGTAAAACAAGTTTTATATAAGTACAGGGGTGTAGACTctccaacccccccccccaacacactCACCCCAATAATTTAAACCAGCAAGTTCAACCCTCCACATTATTTATactatgatcaatggaaacatgtaaatgcttcatgctgcaaccgCCTCATCTtatgtgcaaaacattttttttttttatttaaaacttattACAGTAGTGAGATCctaataatggcaatttgttttctcccgaatttggaattcccaattctcaatgcgctctttaagtcctcatggtggcgtagtgtctcaatccgggtggcggaggatgaatctcagttgcctccgtgtctgagaccgtcaatccgcgcatcttatcacgtggctcgttgagcgcgTTTCCCCGGAGACatggcgcgtgtggaggcttcacgctattctccgtggcatccacgcacaactctccacgtgccccaccgtgagcgagaaccacattatagcgaccacgaggaggttaccccatgtgactctaccctccctagcaactgtgccaatttggttgcttagtaactcagcacgccctggattcgaactcgtgactccggGGATTGGTTGTCCACAATAcactctgagctacccaggccccacaatACCAATGGTTAAGAGTAATAAGAGTTCAGATAATTAGgggtaattgtcatgaaaatgtcaccATGAAAAAAATCTTAAAGGTTCTAAAAATAATCTTTAATTTCTTAATGTTATATGCCATCTTTGTCTTGTGATATGGTCTCTATCAGGAGGTGTAGGCAGAGAGCGTTATGCGTTCTTTGCACTGCGCAGCTGCCATCAGGTTCTTCGCAGCAACAGCGGTGAGTTCTTTTCTCCTGACTACCTGTGCTCAAATCCCCCCGTCTGGTGCAACTGGACCATCCAGGTGAATCCTGGGAGGCGTTTGCAGCTGTATCTGGAGGACCTGATGCCCTCAGAGGCCTGTCAACTGAAGAGTGATCAGATCCACCTGGATGAGTCTCCAGTCGCTGCTGGGGGGCAACGAATCCTGGAGAGATGCTGGAGAACAGCCACGTACACATCTGTGTCCAACACCGTTCAAGTGGTGCTGCTCATCGACGGAAACCAGCCCTCACCGTACAGGGGCTTCTATGGACACTTTAAAGCTTTTGGGCCGCTCGATTCTCCTGACCACATCGATAAAGGTGAGTAGTCTCAAAGGGAAGCCTGGGGAATAAAGTTGTTGTAGAGAATCATACTTGACATTGAGCTTGATCAAGAACTGAACAGTTGTGACGGCAAATATTAAACAGAGTTTTACAcaaatgtaatacacacacacacacacacacacacacacacacacacacactgatgagccaaaactttgaccactcacaggtgaagagaataacattgatcatctaacaaggccacatttcAAGGTCTGGGTAGGTTAGATGGGGAGTGAACAATCAGTTTTGtcgtcaatgtgttgaatgcaggagaaatgggcaggaggagtgaaagtcactcaggtctttacaagtttttaaactttaaacaccTGTTTAAACTACTCCTTTTCAGCACgcccatttcccaatgcgctctaggcccttgtggtggcgtagtgactcgcctcaatcctggtgttGGAGGACCAAAGTCagatgcctccgcgtctgagaccggcaATCACATTGAGTGTCCAGAACACATTCACGTAACCAATCGAGAGATGCACACTGGTATCCTCGGGCAACCCATCTACACGCGCTCCATTCACAAATCCACGCACCAGAAGAATGCACGAATATACGGTTTTCTTTGTTCACAGTagcacaaatgcataaatgtatgtgcaatttaatgtacaaataaatGCTGAGCCGTTTGTATTGGTATTCTTCGAGAACGTCTATTCTGCAGTCTTGACATACATGCGTGCAATGCCGGGGGCGTGGTTTAGCGTGGCTGACACCCAATGCCCATACATTATAATGGAGGGAAATATCCAGTCATGTTGCcaatttagcgacttttcagacctccTCGGCGACTTTTATTCTAAAAAGCGACCAGCGACatatctagcgactttttggacaaaccatAGCTACTTCCATAGGGTGTATATGTGTCTGTTTGACAATATCGAAAGCCCAAAAGATTTCTGTAATTTGCTGGTCTTTTATATACGAGATGTTTTGGTTTgtaatttctaaattaaaattcgACAATGTGAAGCCTCCTTGAACTATAGAGAGGCaatataattaaaacatattatAATGGCCAAATTTTGTCTGAGTAATCGGCCTGACTGATATGTTGTTCCTTTTATGGTTTGTAGTAAATAAAATGGTGTAGTTTGTGTAATCACCGCTCTTGAATATCTCCCTTAGATGTGATCGAAGAGGCATTAGTTGGTTATGAAGAAGTGGATACGGTTACAAATGCTCTACCAGATCTTAGAGGTGTCACTGCAGATGTCAAACTGTCAATGGTAAACGCACAAACCTCTCCACCTGCTCCGAAAAAGCCTGTGATATTCAGCCAGTTTGAGTCCATTTCGGTGTCCAACGAGCTGCCTATCGAGAAGGAACCATGGAAAAATGGTCCATCTGGGAAACTAGAAGCATCTTCTGGATCCACGGACTCAACTCCACGTGTTTCTCCTGGTTACCATGAAAATGTTGGATTTATTGACGACTTCTATTACGATGATAATTCTAATGCAATACCACAAGAAAATGCGGGTCGTTGGGCAGCTGAGAGCCACAAACCTCAACCTAAAGGTGGCTCCGCTCAAGTCCGCTCCAAATATCAGCCCGCCTATACACTCATGCCAGACTTCACCCTCAGCACCGTTAAACCAGCCGCCAGGTCTCCATCTGGCATGCGCAGGAATGTGGATGCACAATCCCTCTCTCCCAGTGAAACTGAGCCAGCCAGAGCCAAAATGGTGTCTGATGTTGGGGAAGTAAGGTGGGTGAGAGTGGGACAGCGAGATGATATGGACGACGTTTCTGTGAAGGCGACAGTGGCGGACAGCGCAGGCACACCACCTGCCCATTTGGACCCGCATGAGGGCAGTTCTTCCAACTTTCATGATACTAGACTACCAAAATTGCACCGCAGATCTAAAGGTGTAGTATGGTAGTTAATAGCTTGGAAAAACAATGTTTAACTTGGCACATCACACATTCATTGTCCGTTTGGTTGAATGTCACAGAAATGTCATATTTGCCCCCCGAATTCAAACTTGATTCTCATGAAATTGGTCAAGAaaatttcatttatgcatttggcagatgcttttatccaaagtggcttacagtgcacttattacagggacaatctccccggagcaacctggagttaagtgccttgctcaaggacacaatggtggtggctgtggggcttgaaccagtga
This DNA window, taken from Xyrauchen texanus isolate HMW12.3.18 chromosome 5, RBS_HiC_50CHRs, whole genome shotgun sequence, encodes the following:
- the b3gnt2a gene encoding N-acetyllactosaminide beta-1,3-N-acetylglucosaminyltransferase 2a isoform X1; this translates as MELTLDLPCRYPRCYRGIFKMQSKWRTTKLLGLLLIANFVIYFMVELSRSNGQRRDVYKRWRVPTKEFWSKPQVTTAFWNHEQHRLDDIYLPLASGNESLREFPGIPHWLNQTIHAGQCQPDLSITTQIKDFKSLPQRFQDFLLYIGCRSYPLIMDAPNVCSKPPFLLLVIKSIAPHFDRRQAIRESWGRAGILDNRRIATVFLLGNTTATDHFPDLMDMVKYEAALHGDILQWGYRDSFFNLTLKEVLFLEWFGSHCPTAEYVFKGDDDVFVNTRHILEFLGNFTVTSARDLFIGDVITNAGPHRDKKLKYYIPESVFVGGYPPYAGGGGYLYSGNLGLRLRTISRLVMLYPIDDVYTGMCLRKLGLVPEKHKGFKTFDIEEKYKDKPCFYKSLMMVHPRSPQEMIKIWSWINDPKTNC
- the b3gnt2a gene encoding N-acetyllactosaminide beta-1,3-N-acetylglucosaminyltransferase 2a isoform X2, which gives rise to MQSKWRTTKLLGLLLIANFVIYFMVELSRSNGQRRDVYKRWRVPTKEFWSKPQVTTAFWNHEQHRLDDIYLPLASGNESLREFPGIPHWLNQTIHAGQCQPDLSITTQIKDFKSLPQRFQDFLLYIGCRSYPLIMDAPNVCSKPPFLLLVIKSIAPHFDRRQAIRESWGRAGILDNRRIATVFLLGNTTATDHFPDLMDMVKYEAALHGDILQWGYRDSFFNLTLKEVLFLEWFGSHCPTAEYVFKGDDDVFVNTRHILEFLGNFTVTSARDLFIGDVITNAGPHRDKKLKYYIPESVFVGGYPPYAGGGGYLYSGNLGLRLRTISRLVMLYPIDDVYTGMCLRKLGLVPEKHKGFKTFDIEEKYKDKPCFYKSLMMVHPRSPQEMIKIWSWINDPKTNC
- the zgc:66455 gene encoding uncharacterized protein zgc:66455; this encodes MPRRHLLCKFCLLIIIYLTLRASSVEINRNDGQSYAGGVGRERYAFFALRSCHQVLRSNSGEFFSPDYLCSNPPVWCNWTIQVNPGRRLQLYLEDLMPSEACQLKSDQIHLDESPVAAGGQRILERCWRTATYTSVSNTVQVVLLIDGNQPSPYRGFYGHFKAFGPLDSPDHIDKDVIEEALVGYEEVDTVTNALPDLRGVTADVKLSMVNAQTSPPAPKKPVIFSQFESISVSNELPIEKEPWKNGPSGKLEASSGSTDSTPRVSPGYHENVGFIDDFYYDDNSNAIPQENAGRWAAESHKPQPKGGSAQVRSKYQPAYTLMPDFTLSTVKPAARSPSGMRRNVDAQSLSPSETEPARAKMVSDVGEVRWVRVGQRDDMDDVSVKATVADSAGTPPAHLDPHEGSSSNFHDTRLPKLHRRSKAKTRYLQTMRNTTHNIHLPGELLLEVAVEVSLESGNHERASSLRTALETMIKEELGPVTLNSLDFKRLKKLSSGVLFIVWVQFQKAVVGPHTPWVLQSDLQGLQGKSIKSQTSKIHGVIVSISTEDINECETQLVVCGAHSECVNQFGSYSCRCVHGYHEARHGLDRTVCETSTSSDCSWTSFPSVLRGVYAVCCLLTLLILLLLVVVALLYRRYYRGAFLPRCQGSSISSAMETVANDDDNNNTTGSDPSRFPPPPPPIRLSKDGLRSLDLPLLRFSPLSPPDGFRSKIHAENHQF